The Planctomonas sp. JC2975 DNA window CCCGTGCTCGGCGGATCGGACGCCACCGCGCGCATCCTCGCCGGCGCCCGAGCACGGCAGGTGGTCACGCGGGTGCTCGTCCTCACCACGTTCGAATCCGATGCGGATGTGCTCAGCGCGATCGAGGCAGGTGCCAGCGGATACCTCTTGAAGGCGGCACCCCACGACGAAGTCGTCGCGGCGGTGCGCGCGGTGGCCGCAGGTCGCACGGTGCTCGCACCCGGGATCGCCGAGGCCCTGGTGCGCGGCACGCGTGGTCACTCCGACGAGCGGATCCGGCTGTCGGAGCGCGAGGTCGAGGTGCTGAGGCTCGTGGCGACCGGCGCGAGCAATGCTCGCATCGCCGCTGATCTGTACATCGCCGAGTCGACCGTGAAGACGCACCTCGTGCACGTCTTCGAGAAGCTCGGCGTCGACGACCGCACCCGAGCGGTGA harbors:
- a CDS encoding response regulator transcription factor: MIRVLVADDHPLVRRGIRAMLEDEPDLEVVGEADDGAEAVRTAEAFDPDVVLMDLRMPVLGGSDATARILAGARARQVVTRVLVLTTFESDADVLSAIEAGASGYLLKAAPHDEVVAAVRAVAAGRTVLAPGIAEALVRGTRGHSDERIRLSEREVEVLRLVATGASNARIAADLYIAESTVKTHLVHVFEKLGVDDRTRAVTRAQELGIL